The Deinococcus sp. KSM4-11 sequence CGTGAGGGGAACAAAGCTGTAGGCATGCCGCGGCTCAGCGCGACCGCAGCCGCGCCGTAAATGCCGACGTGATCGGCGAGTTCGGCGCGGCGCAGCGACACGTCCTGCCACAGCGCTGGGTAGGTGCGCGCCGCGACCTTGGCGCGCAGCGGCGGGAACAGCAGGTCGCCGAAGTTGGCGACGCCGCCCCCGATCACCACCCGTTGCGGGTCGAAGGCGTGAACGATGCTCGCCACGCCCGCCGCGAGGTAGTCCAGAGTGTCGTCCCAGAAGGCAGCTGTCAGGGGGTCGCCGGACTCCAGAGCCCGCCGGACGGTGTGGGCCGTGATGTGCTCGGGGAAGGTTTCGAGCCGGGCGAGCAGGGAGTCGGGATGGAGTCGCGCCCACTCGCGGGCGCGGTGTCCGATGCCGGTACCGGAGGCGTACCGCTCCAGACACCCCCGGCCGCCGCAGGTGCAGGGCTCGCCGCGGACGTCCACCTGAAGGTGCCCGAGTTCCCCCGCGTTGCCGGCCTTGCCGGTGTAGAGCTGACCATCGAGGATCACGCCGCCGCCTATGCCGGTCGAGAGCGTGAGGTACACGAGGTGCTGGCAGCCCCGCCCACTGCCAAAGCGCCACTCGGCCAGGGCGGCCGCATTGGCATCGTTGTCCACCCATACGGGCAGATCCAGCGCGTCTTCCAGCCACTGCTTGAGCGGTACATCGTGCCACCCCGGCAGGTTTGGCGGGTTCTGGATGATGCCCCGCTCGCGGTCGAGGGGCCCGCCGCAGCCCACACCCACCCACGACACGGGCCCGGCATAGCCTGCGAGCAGCTCCCGGCCCATCGCTACGAGCCGGCCCACCACGCCTTCTGGCCCGGTGTCGAGCCGCGTCGGCTCACGCAGGCTGGCGAGCAATTCGCCCCGCGACGTGATCAGGCCGGCGGCGAGCTTGGTGCCGCCCACATCTAGGGCCAGCAGGGTAGCGTCGGTGTCGGGCAGGGGCTCAGACATATCGTCTCCGGGGATGGGGGCGTGGAACTGGGCGGTCAGCGCACGGATGAAGGTCAGCATATATCAAGCGGTCGACTTTTTTTATATATTTAAGTAAATCAGCCGAAGCCCTGTTCCCCGCCGCCCTGTCCGTTCCCAGGAGGCTCCATGATCCACCATGACGTCGCTGCCCTGTCGACTGTTCACTTCCGCACCGTGATCCGCCGCTGCCTACTCCCCCGGAGGACACCATGGCCCGCATGAGCGCCGCCCGCCGCCGCGAGGCCATCAGCGGCTACCTGTTCATCCTGCCGTGGTTGATCGGCTTCCTGGTGTTCGTCGCCGGGCCGATGCTGTTCTCGCTGTATGCCAGTTTCACCAACTACGACGTGACCTCACGGATGAAGTGGGTGGGGCTCGACAACTACGTGCGGCTCTTCACCGCCGATGACCTGTTCTGGAAGTCGCTGTACAACACTGGCTTCTATGTGTTGTTCGCTGTGCCACTGGGCATCGTGACGGGACTGCTGATTGCCGTGCTGCTCAACCAGCGAATTCCCGGCCAGCGGATCTTCCGCACGATCTTCTTCCTGCCCAAGGTGCTCACCGGCGTGGCAGTGTTGCTGCTGTGGCTGTGGGTCTTCAATCCAGAATTTGGGCCCATCAACACCTTCTTGCGCTTCCTGGGCGTCCACAACCCGCCCCTGTGGTTCTCCGACCCCACCTGGGCCAAGCCGGCGTTGATCATCATGAGCATGTGGGGCGCGGCAGGCGGCTACATCATCTACCTTGCCGGCCTCCAGGGCGTCCCGCGCCATCTCTACGAGGCGGCCAATCTTGACGGCGCCTCGCCCATGCGCCAATTTCTGAGTATCACCGTGCCCATGATGTCGCCGACCATTTTCTTCAAATTGATCACAGGCATCTCGGCAGCCTTCCAATTCTGGGAGTCGGCCTTGATCGTGTCCGAGGGCGGCAAAGGTGGGCCGTCGTATTCGACGCTGTTCTACGGGTTGTACATGTGGCAAAAGGCCTTTACCGATTACCAGATGGGCTATGCCAGCGCGATGGCCTGGATTCTCCTGGTCATCATCCTGGTCATCACGGCCCTGCAGTTCTACATCTCGCGCCGCTGGGTCTACTACGAGGGGGAAGTGAAATGACCGTCCAGCCTGAGATGCAGCTTCAGCCGCCGGCCACCACGCTGAACCGACCCGCAGGCAGGGTCATGACCAAGTTCTGGAAGGTAGTGGCCTTCGCGCTGCTGTGCATCATCAGCGCAGCAATCCTGTTTCCGGCCCTGTGGATGCTCTCGACCTCGCTCAAGGTCGATACCCAGGTGTATGCCAACCCACCGGTCTGGATTCCGAATCCGCTGCGCTGGGCAAACTTCTCGGAGGCGTGGCGGCTCGCACCCTTTGCGCGTTACGCCTTGAACACGGCGCTCTACGCGGCGGCGGTCGTCTTCGGTACTGTGCTGTCATCGTCTTTGGCAGCCTACGGCTTCGCAAAACTGCGCTTCCCGGGACGGAATTTCCTGTTCAGCATCTTGCTGGCCACCATGATGATTCCAGGAATGGTCACCTTAATTCCGCAATACATCCTGTTCTCAAAGCTGCACTGGGTCGGCGGCTACCTGCCCCTAGTGGTACCGAGCTTCTTCGCCGGAGCGTTTTTCACCTTTCTGTTGCGGCAGTTCTTCCTGAGCATCCCCGAAGAACTGTCGGAAGCCGCGCGCGTGGACGGTGCCGGCGAACTGTGGATCTGGTGGCGGGTCATCATGCCGCTCTCGACGCCGGCCCTCGCGACCGTCGCAATTTTTACCTTTGAAGGGGCGTGGGACAGTTATGTTGGACCGCTCCTCTACCTCAACGATGAACGGCTCTACACGCTCCAGATTGGCCTACAGTTTTTCCGTACGGCCACGGTGGTGCAGTGGCAGTACCTGATGGCGGCTGCACTGATGGTCATGCTGCCGGTCGTCATTCTGTTTTTCGTGTTCCAGCGGCATTTCGTGGAGGGCTCGTCAATTGCTGGCGGCCTGAAAGGGTGAGCCGCCTCCTCAGGGCCGCCCTGCGCGCCTCACCGCCAGCCGCCTATGGGTGACGGCAGCACCTGGAACCTTGCGCGAGAGTTGTCTCCACTGCCCTCGGCATCACCAGTGGTTCGCTGATGGCGAGCAGTACACATAGCATCGCCTTGATCGCACTGCCCCTCGCTAACCGCCGGAGATGGCACGAGGTTGTCCTTCATGCCAGACCACCAGCTCTGAGTTGAGCTGGGCAGGTGTTCTCATGCATACCGCACACCGCCTGTTCCTCCACTCACGAGCACTCCCATGCACTGGCCAGAAATGATTGAAAATCTGGCCAGTATCATGTTGCTCCGTTGAACTAATAATCATATCGATCTTCACCTCTGCGGTCAGCGAGGATAACACAGAGCCCAACCGCCTTGAGTGGAGGAATTCAGTGCTTTCAGAGCGTCTCAGGATTATCCAGCACCGGCTGTACAGCGCCGGATTCGCCCTCGTCGAAGAACTGGTTGAGGCCACCGGCGCCTCGAGCATGACGATTCGCCGTGATCTGCAACTCCTTGAAGAGAAGGGCATCGTGATTCGCACACATGGCGGCGCCCGCTTGGCAGAGGCGGCCATGCTCAAGGTCGCCTTCCAGTCGCGCGTGCAGGAGCAGGTGGAGGCCAAACGCGCCATTGGCGAGGCGGCCTTCTCGCTGCTGCGGCCACACACCACCGTGTTCCTGGACGCCAGAACCACCGTACTGCACCTCGCGCGGCGGCTGCGGCTCGACCCCCTGCCGCTGACCGTGTTCACGAACGGGCTGGCGGTCGCGCAGGAACTCGTGAACGTCGAGAACCTCAGCGTGAACCTGCTGGGCGGTCAGCTCCGCAACGAGAACCTCTCGATGGTCGGCCCCTACGCCGAGCAGATGCTGGGGGAACTGTGGTTCGACCAGCTGTACCTGGGCACCAGCGCCGTCCACTCCGACGGGCGCATGTACACCCTGCACCCGGCCGAAGCCAGCCTGAACCGCGTCATGATCGGGCGCACCTCGCAGTCCATCGTACTGGCCGACTCCAGTAAGTTCGGCGGCAGCGCTCCGTATGCCGTGGCGCCCGTCGTGTCCGCGCACACCCTGATCACCGACGACCGTCTCGACGCCGCGTGGCGCACGCGGCTCGCCGAGCTCAACGTGGCCGCGACCATCGTGCCACTGAGCTGATTCGAACCGCTGTGCGTTCCCCAATTATGGTCAGATCCTGGATGCAACAGGTCATAGGGCCGGTGAGACTTACAAGCGAGGTCATTCTGAACGGTGTGAACGAGTTGGAACTGAATCGCCGGTTCAGTTGTCAGCCGGGGGACTATGAATTTTTACCACGGGCATGGCCTTCTCGCGGTCGAACAGGCCGCACATCCCCCTGCGATCCTTCTGCGTGTACTCGAGGATGGCATCGGATTCGGTGGTGCCCGGGCCCAGACCGAGCTGGCGCAACTCTTCAGCGGTGGCGAATTCACGCTTTCATCTGGAGACGCGAAGACGGCAATCACGTCAGCGTGCCGTTGATCTCCAGGTGCGGACGCCGCCCCCAATGTCATTCCGGAAACTAGCGAGTAGATGGTTCCCGTTCAGTTCATCTAGAGCGTGCCGACTAAGGGACAACTGGCGCGTTCAAGCCCGTACTGTTCTTCTCCCAACAGCGACTCAGCGCGGGATACTTTCCCTGGAGTCCACTCCAAGTCACATCTCCTGACAGGCGACGATCACCTGGCTCACGACCCCGCAACATCTGCCGTTTTGGAAAAGGAGATTTATGCTCGTCGACTACCACACCCATCACTACCGCTGCGGCCACGCAGAGGGCAACCTGATCGATTACGTCGAGTCCGCTCTTCGCGCTGGGCTCTCCGAAATAGGGTTAAGCGATCACAGCCCCATCTACCATTTGGGTGAAGACCCTCATATCCTCCCCGGAACGGCCATGTCACATCACGAGTTCCCTTCCTACGTTCGGGAAATGCATGAGGTTCGAGAGCGATTCAGAGGCCGCATCGCAGTACGGCTGGGTGTAGAGAGTGATTACGTGATGGGCTGGGACGAGCACTACCGGAAGCTGTGGCACTCCACTTCGCTGGATTACGTTATTGGCAGCGTTCACTGGCTGGGAACCTGGAACATCTTCTCTAGTGAGCTGCCTGCCGGACGTTCCGCTGAAGACATTTACGAGGAGTACCTGCGAACCACCCAGGCCGCCGCACGCAGTGGGGTATACGACATCATCGGCCATCTGGATTGCCTCAAGACGAGGGGTCACATCCCGGATCTGAGCATCACACCCCTGCTGGAGGAAACGGTGCGGGCGATTGCGCAGAGCGGCGTTGCGATTGAGCTGAACACCAGTGGGTGGCGCAAAGGGCTTGGTGAGCCGTATCCACGTGAGGAGCTGTTGGCGGTGTGCAGGCATTACGGAGTACCCGTGACGCTGGGCTCCGACGCCCACCGTCCGGAGGACGTGGCGGCAGGCTTTCCGCAAGCTGTGGCGTTGCTCGAAAGGGTGGGCTACGCATCTCTCGTGCGCTTCGAGAACCGGAAGAAATACGCGGTACCCCTGAAGTAGGAGGTGGGAGAGGGTTCATCACCGCGCAAGTGAACTTGCATAAATTGGTCGCGCTGCGGCGTGCGGCTGGCAAAGCTTGAGATCAGACGCTGGCGTCAAAGAGTGACGGTCAGTTCCCGTTCTTTGCTGGCTACGTTTCATGAAATTCCGGTGATCCGATCGCTTTCGGAAGCCCACGGGAACGCGTGAATTCGCCGCTCACCGAGCAGCGGCTTCAAGCGGATCAAGAAACAGAACCTTGGAAGGATGGCCAGACCAACCTGCTTGAGGCCGCGATGGGGCAGTCAAGTCTGCGTAAACTCTTACGGGTTCGTGGCAAGTGCCGGCTACGTTGAGCCTGATCAGATGCTGGAAGCGCAACGAACGTGCCTTGGGCGTGCCTTAGACCTACCATGACAGCGGGAGCCCAGTCATGACACCAGATGGAGAGCACGGTTTCTTCTGTAATAAGTAATTCGTCTGGCACAACTATTTTGGTAGATGCACAGTTTCAAGCTGCCAACGAGTAACGGAAGGCGAGGGCTCATCCGTCGGTGCGCGACAAGAGCCAGGCGCCGCCCGGCGGGCAACAGGGTAGGGCGCCCTGCTTGCTCCTGGAATCGCTGCTGACCTCCGTGGC is a genomic window containing:
- a CDS encoding ROK family protein; translated protein: MSEPLPDTDATLLALDVGGTKLAAGLITSRGELLASLREPTRLDTGPEGVVGRLVAMGRELLAGYAGPVSWVGVGCGGPLDRERGIIQNPPNLPGWHDVPLKQWLEDALDLPVWVDNDANAAALAEWRFGSGRGCQHLVYLTLSTGIGGGVILDGQLYTGKAGNAGELGHLQVDVRGEPCTCGGRGCLERYASGTGIGHRAREWARLHPDSLLARLETFPEHITAHTVRRALESGDPLTAAFWDDTLDYLAAGVASIVHAFDPQRVVIGGGVANFGDLLFPPLRAKVAARTYPALWQDVSLRRAELADHVGIYGAAAVALSRGMPTALFPSRPLQETNL
- a CDS encoding carbohydrate ABC transporter permease encodes the protein MSAARRREAISGYLFILPWLIGFLVFVAGPMLFSLYASFTNYDVTSRMKWVGLDNYVRLFTADDLFWKSLYNTGFYVLFAVPLGIVTGLLIAVLLNQRIPGQRIFRTIFFLPKVLTGVAVLLLWLWVFNPEFGPINTFLRFLGVHNPPLWFSDPTWAKPALIIMSMWGAAGGYIIYLAGLQGVPRHLYEAANLDGASPMRQFLSITVPMMSPTIFFKLITGISAAFQFWESALIVSEGGKGGPSYSTLFYGLYMWQKAFTDYQMGYASAMAWILLVIILVITALQFYISRRWVYYEGEVK
- a CDS encoding carbohydrate ABC transporter permease, yielding MTVQPEMQLQPPATTLNRPAGRVMTKFWKVVAFALLCIISAAILFPALWMLSTSLKVDTQVYANPPVWIPNPLRWANFSEAWRLAPFARYALNTALYAAAVVFGTVLSSSLAAYGFAKLRFPGRNFLFSILLATMMIPGMVTLIPQYILFSKLHWVGGYLPLVVPSFFAGAFFTFLLRQFFLSIPEELSEAARVDGAGELWIWWRVIMPLSTPALATVAIFTFEGAWDSYVGPLLYLNDERLYTLQIGLQFFRTATVVQWQYLMAAALMVMLPVVILFFVFQRHFVEGSSIAGGLKG
- a CDS encoding DeoR/GlpR family DNA-binding transcription regulator, whose protein sequence is MLSERLRIIQHRLYSAGFALVEELVEATGASSMTIRRDLQLLEEKGIVIRTHGGARLAEAAMLKVAFQSRVQEQVEAKRAIGEAAFSLLRPHTTVFLDARTTVLHLARRLRLDPLPLTVFTNGLAVAQELVNVENLSVNLLGGQLRNENLSMVGPYAEQMLGELWFDQLYLGTSAVHSDGRMYTLHPAEASLNRVMIGRTSQSIVLADSSKFGGSAPYAVAPVVSAHTLITDDRLDAAWRTRLAELNVAATIVPLS
- a CDS encoding histidinol-phosphatase HisJ family protein, whose product is MLVDYHTHHYRCGHAEGNLIDYVESALRAGLSEIGLSDHSPIYHLGEDPHILPGTAMSHHEFPSYVREMHEVRERFRGRIAVRLGVESDYVMGWDEHYRKLWHSTSLDYVIGSVHWLGTWNIFSSELPAGRSAEDIYEEYLRTTQAAARSGVYDIIGHLDCLKTRGHIPDLSITPLLEETVRAIAQSGVAIELNTSGWRKGLGEPYPREELLAVCRHYGVPVTLGSDAHRPEDVAAGFPQAVALLERVGYASLVRFENRKKYAVPLK